In a genomic window of Erigeron canadensis isolate Cc75 chromosome 5, C_canadensis_v1, whole genome shotgun sequence:
- the LOC122599607 gene encoding leucine carboxyl methyltransferase 1 homolog: MEKAAGESRSNKAAVQATNDDASASKLSCVKKGYIKDDYVHLFVRRPVRRSPIINRGYFARWATFRQFLNQFLKSNDGGPVKKQILSLGAGFDTTYFQLQDEGKAPHLYVELDFKEVTSKKASIIETSGQLREKISEAASICREKGEVISDNYKLLPVDLRDIQTLNDLISAHMDPSLPTFIIAECVLIYLDPESSRAIVEWASRTFSTSIFFLYEQILPYDAFGQQMIRNLESRGCGLLGIYDTPTLLAKEKLFLDQGWQRAVAWDMMKIYTTFIDSRERQRIERLELFDEFEEWYMMQEHYCVTIAINDTMGLFEDYGFPKDQPVTAASTPVSP; this comes from the exons ATGGAGAAAGCAGCAGGGGAATCGCGGAGCAACAAAGCAGCTGTTCAAGCTACCAACGATGATGCTTCCGCCAGCAAATT gTCATGTGTGAAGAAAGGATATATCAAAGATGATTATGTACATTTATTTGTAAGAAGGCCCGTCAGGAGATCTCCGATAATTAATCGCG GTTACTTTGCTCGTTGGGCTACTTTCCGCCAGTTTCTTAACCAGTTTCTGAAGTCAAACGATGGTGGTCCTGTCAAGAAGCAGATTTTATCTCTGGGAGCTGGTTTCGATACGACGTACTTTCAGCTGCAG GATGAAGGGAAGGCGCCACATTTATACGTGGAACTGGATTTTAAGGAG GTGACTAGTAAAAAGGCATCGATTATTGAAACTTCTGGCCAATTAAGGGAAAAGATCAGTGAAGCTGCATCAATTTGTCGAG AGAAAGGAGAAGTAATCAGTGATAACTACAAACTTCTTCCTGTTGATTTAAGGGATATACAAACCTTGAATGACCTCATATCAGCCCATATGGATCCAAG CTTGCCAACATTTATTATTGCAGAATGCGTGTTAATCTACTTGGATCCTGAATCAAGCCGTGCTATTGTTGAATGGGCATCAAGAACATTTTCGACATCAATATTCTTCTTATATGAGCAG ATTCTTCCTTATGATGCATTTGGACAACAAATGATTAGAAATTTGGAg AGTCGAGGCTGTGGGCTATTAGGCATATATGATACACCAACATTGCTTGCAAAGGAAAAACTATTTCTCGATCAGGGTTGGCAG AGAGCTGTTGCTTGGGATATGATGAAGATCTATACTACCTTCATTGATTCTCGAGAACGACAAAG GATTGAAAGATTGGAATTGTTTGATGAGTTTGAAGAGTGGTACATGATGCAG GAGCACTACTGTGTAACTATTGCAATCAATGATACCATG ggCCTGTTTGAAGATTATGGTTTCCCTAAGGACCAGCCTGTGACTGCTGCTTCTACACCAGTATCTCCATGA